A genomic segment from Vanacampus margaritifer isolate UIUO_Vmar chromosome 3, RoL_Vmar_1.0, whole genome shotgun sequence encodes:
- the wdr54 gene encoding WD repeat-containing protein 54, producing the protein MYHKEKNIPIKNSASALYNNLSVLRIAPRRLTYFTVVHANVVNMVSASWDGLNYSHRQLQSKEPNVATSPSLIMQAAFCVLPSRDLLVVTSQKGIQMYESDGSIMVYWHALDTPEIPTAQAVFARGIAAVWENYICVGLSSCGILVFDVPSKGSNITLSEVLEEHKEPVTDLAPECSGSQECIADLVSADDGGTLCVWKSGEEFQLLNKISGFDMSCSSVKLWKGTAVAGYGTGQIRLYEAVTGILHAEVNAHARWIYSLDIAPFSGLLLSAAEDSFVRVWHLTVTPESNSVEVAHLHNECVTDTQICGAKFCDGDGYAFAVTGYDLNEIIRYTQT; encoded by the exons ATGTATCACAAAGAGAAGAACATCCCGATTAAGAACAGCGCGTCCGCGTTGTACAACAACCTGAGCGTGCTGCGTATCGCCCCGCGGCGCCTCACCTACTTCACGGTGGTCCACGCCAATGTGGTCAATATGGTCAGCGCGTCGTGGGACGGCCTCAATTACTCCCACCGTCAACTGCAGTCCAAGGAGCCCAACGTCGCAACTAGTCCATCGCTCATCATGCAG gctgcattttgtgttttgccCTCTCGTGATCTGCTGGTAGTCACTTCACAGAAAGGCATCCag ATGTATGAATCAGATGGCTCCATCATGGTGTACTGGCATGCACTGGATACTCCTGAAATACCAACAG CTCAGGCCGTGTTTGCTCGGGGGATCGCTGCTGTGTGGGAGAATTACATATGTGTGG GTCTGTCCTCTTGTGGAATCCTGGTTTTTGATGTTCCCAGTAAAGGCAGTAATATCACCCTGTCTGAGGTACTGGAAGAGCACAAGGAGCCCGTCACTGACTTGGCCCCAGAGTGCTCAGGCAGTCAG GAGTGTATCGCCGACCTGGTCAGCGCTGATGACGGCGGCaccttgtgtgtgtggaaatctggggaagAGTTTCAGCTCCTCAACAAGATTAGTGGATTTGA TATGAGCTGCTCATCCGTGAAGCTGTGGAAAGGTACAGCGGTGGCAGGTTACGGAACGGGCCAGATCCGTCTCTACGAGGCCGTGACGGGAATTCTGCATGCCGAGGTCAACGCACACGCCCGTTGGATCTACTCACTGGACATTGCTCCTTTTTCTGGGCTG CTCCTGTCTGCCGCTGAAGATTCTTTTGTCAGGGTGTGGCACCTGACAGTAACCCCAGAAAGCAACAGTGTGGAA GTTGCACATCTACATAATGAGTGCGTGACAGACACACAAATCTGCGGCGCCAAGTTCTGCGATGGAGATGGCTATGCCTTCGCCGTGACAGGATATGACCTCAACGAAATTATACGCTACACGCAGACATAG